One Streptomyces sp. SAI-135 DNA segment encodes these proteins:
- a CDS encoding CBS domain-containing protein, whose translation MLVRDAMSTVVLTIGPAHTLRQAAALMSARRVGAAVVLDPDGTGTGILTERDILNSVGLGQSPDTECAHAHTTTDVVFATPTWTLEEAAQAMAHGGFRHLIVLEHGEPAGIVSVRDIIRCWAPARQRVPAGTGATH comes from the coding sequence ATGCTCGTCCGCGACGCCATGAGCACGGTGGTCCTCACCATCGGCCCCGCCCACACACTCCGCCAGGCCGCCGCCCTGATGTCCGCCCGCCGGGTGGGCGCGGCCGTGGTCCTCGACCCCGACGGCACCGGCACCGGCATTCTGACCGAGCGCGACATCCTGAACTCCGTGGGGCTCGGCCAGAGTCCGGACACCGAGTGCGCCCACGCCCACACCACCACCGACGTCGTCTTCGCCACCCCGACCTGGACCTTGGAGGAGGCCGCGCAGGCGATGGCCCACGGCGGCTTCCGGCACCTCATCGTGCTGGAGCACGGCGAGCCCGCCGGTATCGTCTCGGTGCGCGACATCATCCGCTGCTGGGCACCGGCACGGCAGCGCGTCCCGGCGGGAACCGGGGCAACACATTAG
- a CDS encoding PDZ domain-containing protein, whose protein sequence is MPRRTATMLASTLMLIALLCAGVFIKVPYAEMSPGPTVNTLGDHGGEPVLQISGRKTYPTSGHLNMTTVRVTSADYKMNLVEAVYGWLAHDNKVVPHDTLYPDGKTEEQSTQENAEEFSQSQESAKVAALKELDVPVQSWVIVSTVVKDSPAEGRLHAGDVIKAVDGTAVKAPGDVAKLVTKHKPGENVVFTIVPAKEQAAAEKANRAATKTEKVTVTTRTSDDDGAERAIVGIAAGTDHTFPFTIDIKLADVGGPSAGLMFALGIYDKLTPGSLTGGKFVAGTGTIDDDGKVGPIGGIEMKTVGARDKGAQYFLTPADNCAAAAKDTPGGLTLVKVNTIEDALGALKDIREGKTSDLPKCTRS, encoded by the coding sequence ATGCCACGCCGCACCGCGACGATGCTCGCCTCCACCCTGATGCTGATCGCGCTTCTCTGCGCGGGAGTCTTCATCAAAGTGCCCTACGCCGAGATGTCACCGGGCCCCACGGTGAACACCCTCGGGGACCACGGCGGCGAGCCGGTGCTCCAGATCTCCGGTCGCAAGACGTATCCGACGAGCGGCCACCTGAACATGACCACCGTCCGGGTCACCAGCGCCGACTACAAGATGAACCTCGTCGAGGCCGTGTACGGCTGGCTCGCGCACGACAACAAGGTCGTCCCGCACGACACCCTCTACCCGGACGGCAAGACCGAGGAGCAGTCGACCCAGGAGAACGCCGAGGAGTTCAGCCAGTCCCAGGAGAGCGCCAAGGTCGCCGCCCTGAAGGAGCTGGACGTCCCGGTGCAGTCCTGGGTGATCGTCTCGACCGTCGTCAAGGACTCCCCGGCCGAGGGCAGGCTCCACGCCGGTGACGTGATCAAGGCCGTCGACGGCACGGCGGTCAAGGCGCCGGGTGACGTCGCCAAGCTGGTGACCAAGCACAAGCCGGGCGAGAACGTCGTCTTCACGATCGTGCCCGCCAAGGAGCAGGCCGCCGCCGAGAAGGCCAACAGGGCGGCGACGAAGACCGAGAAGGTCACCGTCACCACCAGGACGTCCGACGACGACGGCGCCGAGCGGGCCATCGTCGGGATCGCCGCCGGGACCGACCACACCTTCCCGTTCACCATCGACATCAAGCTCGCCGACGTCGGTGGCCCGAGCGCCGGTCTGATGTTCGCGCTCGGCATCTACGACAAGCTCACCCCGGGCAGCCTGACCGGCGGCAAGTTCGTCGCCGGCACCGGCACCATCGACGACGACGGCAAGGTCGGCCCGATCGGCGGCATCGAGATGAAGACGGTCGGCGCGCGCGACAAGGGCGCCCAGTACTTCCTGACGCCCGCCGACAACTGCGCGGCCGCCGCCAAGGACACCCCGGGCGGGCTCACCCTGGTCAAGGTGAACACCATCGAGGACGCCCTCGGCGCGCTCAAGGACATCCGCGAGGGCAAGACCTCCGACCTGCCGAAGTGCACCAGGAGCTAG
- a CDS encoding SDR family oxidoreductase, with translation MSSPDPQVRAARNQSTNPAARGPVVAVTGAASGVGALLTERLAASEEIKQVIALDERRGECAAAQWHILDVRDPAIAEKLRGADVVVHLALDLDLETDPAARTAYNVRGTQTVLTAAAAAGVHRVVLCTSAMVYGALPDNELPLSEDAELRATAEATGVGDLLEIERLARRAPRAHPGLNVTVVRPAVLVGGGTDTALTRYFESPRLLVVAGSRPAWQFCHVEDLCSALEHAVLEKVDGELAVGCDGWLEQEEIEELSGIRRMELPSAVALGAAARLHRIGLTPSPAGDLAYTMYPWVVSGSRLHDAGWRPRWTNEEVLAELLEEVAGRHTVAGRRLGRKDATAAGAAGATVALLGAAAVVRRARKARRRI, from the coding sequence GTGAGTTCCCCTGATCCGCAGGTTCGCGCAGCGCGAAACCAGTCAACCAATCCCGCCGCGCGCGGGCCAGTCGTCGCGGTCACCGGTGCCGCGTCCGGCGTTGGAGCGCTGCTCACCGAGCGGCTCGCCGCCTCGGAGGAGATCAAGCAGGTCATCGCGCTCGACGAGCGGCGCGGTGAGTGCGCCGCGGCGCAGTGGCACATCCTGGACGTACGGGATCCGGCCATCGCGGAGAAGCTGCGCGGGGCCGACGTCGTGGTCCATCTGGCGCTCGACCTCGACCTGGAGACCGACCCCGCGGCGCGTACGGCGTACAACGTGCGCGGGACGCAGACCGTGCTGACCGCCGCGGCGGCCGCGGGCGTCCACCGGGTGGTGCTGTGCACCTCCGCGATGGTCTACGGCGCGCTCCCGGACAACGAGCTGCCCCTGTCGGAGGACGCCGAGCTGCGGGCCACCGCGGAGGCGACCGGTGTCGGCGACCTCCTGGAGATCGAACGGCTCGCACGGCGGGCCCCCCGGGCGCACCCGGGGCTCAACGTCACCGTCGTGCGGCCCGCCGTCCTGGTGGGAGGCGGTACCGACACCGCCCTGACCCGGTACTTCGAGTCGCCGCGCCTGCTGGTCGTGGCCGGGTCCCGGCCGGCCTGGCAGTTCTGCCACGTCGAGGACCTGTGCAGCGCTCTGGAGCACGCCGTCCTGGAGAAGGTCGACGGAGAACTCGCCGTCGGGTGCGACGGCTGGCTGGAGCAGGAGGAGATCGAGGAGCTCAGCGGGATCCGCCGGATGGAGCTGCCGTCGGCGGTGGCGCTGGGGGCGGCGGCCCGGCTGCACCGGATCGGGCTGACCCCGTCTCCCGCGGGCGATCTGGCGTACACGATGTATCCCTGGGTGGTGAGCGGGAGCCGGCTGCACGACGCCGGGTGGCGGCCGCGGTGGACCAACGAGGAGGTGCTCGCGGAGCTGCTGGAGGAGGTCGCCGGGCGGCACACGGTCGCCGGGCGGCGGCTGGGGCGCAAGGACGCGACGGCGGCGGGGGCCGCGGGTGCGACGGTCGCGCTGCTGGGTGCGGCGGCTGTCGTACGGCGGGCTCGGAAGGCTCGGCGGAGGATCTGA
- a CDS encoding tetratricopeptide repeat protein has product MDVMGDKATLFETGRFVQPSGRDGAGEADDDAAEEVRQRLAAEAGDVEAMSVLGALLLRRGDLDGAEPHLRAATAAGDRAAANNLGVLLHQRGYADDAAGWWRIAAVAGSAAAAHALGRHHRERGDEPAAEYWLRQSAEQGHALGAYALADLLEHRGDAGAEQWMRIAAERGHREAAYRLARSLDRRLGPEGDVGDDQGAGAEAEQWYRQAAARGHRRAALHLGAILERRGALKEAGRWYLTSAKDGEARAACALGFLLRDAGDTESAAVWWLRAAQDGDGNAANALGALHAERGEPQTAERWYRAAMDAGDDNGAYNLGLLCAEQGRTAQAEQWYRRAAYAGHREAANALAILLLQGGDTAGAEPWFSKAAEAGSVDAAFNLGILFAGRGEEAVALRWYERAAAAGHTEAALQVGIARLRDGDEAGAERHLRCAAGGGSAEAAYRLATVLDARRPPVPAHTLGEPVDTEKSECEEWYERAASQGHRRAQVRVGMLAAARGDVVEAARWYREAAEAGSRNGAFNLGLLLAREGSEPEAAVWWARAADAGHGRAALRLALVYARRGELAEGQRWADRAVALGPAEVSERAARLRDALREELSA; this is encoded by the coding sequence ATGGACGTTATGGGGGACAAGGCAACTCTGTTCGAGACAGGGCGTTTTGTGCAACCTTCCGGGCGGGACGGGGCCGGGGAGGCGGATGACGACGCCGCCGAGGAGGTCCGGCAGCGCCTGGCCGCCGAAGCCGGTGACGTCGAGGCGATGAGCGTCCTCGGCGCCCTCCTGCTGCGCCGCGGTGATCTCGACGGAGCCGAGCCCCATCTGCGTGCCGCCACCGCCGCGGGCGACCGGGCCGCCGCCAACAACCTCGGCGTCCTGCTGCACCAGCGCGGATACGCCGACGACGCAGCCGGCTGGTGGCGGATCGCCGCCGTCGCCGGATCGGCCGCGGCCGCGCACGCGCTGGGGCGCCACCACCGTGAGCGGGGCGACGAGCCCGCCGCCGAGTACTGGCTGCGCCAGTCCGCCGAGCAGGGACACGCGCTGGGCGCCTACGCGCTCGCCGATCTGCTGGAGCACCGCGGGGACGCGGGCGCCGAGCAGTGGATGCGGATCGCCGCCGAGCGCGGGCACCGGGAGGCCGCCTACCGGCTGGCCCGCTCGCTCGACCGCAGACTGGGTCCCGAGGGGGACGTAGGGGACGACCAGGGCGCCGGGGCCGAGGCCGAGCAGTGGTACCGGCAGGCCGCCGCGCGCGGGCACCGGCGGGCGGCACTGCACCTCGGGGCGATCCTGGAGCGGCGCGGGGCCCTCAAGGAGGCCGGCCGCTGGTACCTGACGTCCGCGAAGGACGGCGAGGCGCGGGCCGCCTGCGCGCTCGGGTTCCTGCTGCGGGACGCCGGTGACACCGAGAGCGCCGCCGTGTGGTGGCTGCGCGCCGCCCAGGACGGGGACGGCAACGCGGCCAACGCGCTGGGCGCCCTGCACGCCGAGCGCGGCGAGCCGCAGACCGCCGAGCGGTGGTACCGGGCGGCGATGGACGCAGGCGACGACAACGGCGCGTACAACCTCGGGCTCCTCTGCGCCGAGCAGGGGCGGACCGCGCAGGCCGAGCAGTGGTACCGGCGGGCCGCGTACGCGGGGCACCGGGAGGCGGCCAACGCTCTGGCCATCCTGCTGCTCCAGGGCGGGGACACGGCCGGGGCCGAGCCGTGGTTCTCCAAGGCCGCGGAGGCCGGGAGCGTGGACGCCGCGTTCAACCTCGGCATCCTGTTCGCCGGCCGCGGCGAGGAGGCCGTCGCGCTGCGCTGGTACGAGCGGGCCGCGGCCGCCGGGCACACCGAGGCCGCGCTCCAGGTGGGCATCGCCCGGCTGCGGGACGGGGACGAGGCCGGCGCCGAGCGGCACCTGCGCTGTGCGGCGGGGGGCGGCAGCGCGGAGGCCGCGTACCGGCTGGCGACCGTGCTGGACGCCCGGCGGCCGCCGGTGCCCGCGCACACGCTCGGGGAGCCGGTGGACACGGAGAAGAGCGAGTGCGAGGAGTGGTACGAGCGCGCGGCCTCCCAGGGGCACCGCCGGGCCCAGGTGCGGGTGGGCATGCTCGCGGCCGCTCGGGGTGACGTCGTGGAGGCGGCCCGCTGGTACCGGGAGGCCGCGGAGGCGGGTTCCCGCAACGGCGCGTTCAACCTGGGGCTGCTGCTCGCCCGGGAGGGGAGCGAGCCGGAGGCCGCCGTGTGGTGGGCTCGGGCCGCCGACGCGGGGCACGGACGGGCGGCGTTGCGGCTGGCCCTGGTCTACGCGCGTCGGGGCGAGCTCGCCGAGGGACAGCGGTGGGCCGACCGGGCGGTGGCCCTGGGGCCCGCCGAGGTGTCGGAGCGTGCGGCCCGGTTGCGGGACGCGCTGCGTGAGGAGCTGTCGGCGTAA
- a CDS encoding UPF0182 family protein — translation MPDRGGGPTGPRMRVGRPSRRARTLLMTLGVLAVLGMAFTMFAGFWTDWLWYRSVNYSSVFTTTLWTKIGLFFVFGVLMALAVGFNIWLAHRLRPPLSAMSMEQQNLDRYRMGIAPYKKWLLLGIVSLVGLIAGASASSQWRTWLMWVNGVSFGEKDPQFHLDISFYTFDLPWYRFLLGFGFAAAILSVIAAALTHYLYGGLRITSPGARATAAATGHLSVLLGVFVALKAVAYWLDRYGLAVKSSDFKATDSWTGLRYVDANAYLPAKTILFCIAVICALLFFATLWRRTWQLPVIGFGLMVLSAILIGGLYPAIVQKFQVQPNEQAKEAPYVEKNLKATREAYGIDDASVTEYDGKPTTTDKTKLRDDVDATASIRVVDPNVVSPTFQQLQQMRNYYAFPTNLDVDRYSKDGKNAGDQDTVIGLRELNLAGIPKNNWINDHFRYTHGYGVVAAKGTEADDEGRPVFTESNLPSQGDLGTYQQRVYYGEKTTEYSIVGGPQKEIDYSDDSGEKTYSYKAKSGVNLSNPVNRAAYAVAFSEPQILYSGAIGEGSRILYNRTPKQRVEAVAPWLTIDGDAYPAVVNGKIQWIVDAYTTTNGYPYSSRTTLGDTTADSLTATNNQRAVVAQQNQVNYIRNSVKATVDAYTGEVKLYQWDTKDPVLKTWMKAFPGTVESKKDISTDLMAHLRYPQDLFKVQRELLARYHVEDADTFLSGSEVWQVPDDPTNKSGDAVPPYYLSMKMPDQQAQAFSLTTTFTPNGRDNLSAFMSVDAEAGTSDYGKIRILKLPTNTTVNGPKQVQSQFNSEQDIAETISLLNRGDSNVEYGNLLTVPLDGGLLYVEPVYVRGGGLKYPLLRKVLVTYGGNTAFEDTLDEALNKVFGATGSTTRPPDDDGGTTKPPPTSADPTVQQALDDAQKAFEAGQEALKKGDWEAYGRAQADLEDALKRAEDAQSAADKGSGSSAKPSSSASPSAKPSSSPSG, via the coding sequence ATGCCGGACCGCGGCGGAGGCCCGACAGGGCCGCGGATGAGAGTGGGCCGCCCGTCCCGGCGTGCCAGGACCCTGCTCATGACGCTGGGCGTCCTTGCCGTCCTCGGCATGGCGTTCACCATGTTCGCGGGCTTCTGGACGGACTGGCTCTGGTACCGCTCGGTGAACTACTCCTCCGTGTTCACCACCACCCTGTGGACCAAGATCGGGCTGTTCTTCGTCTTCGGTGTGCTGATGGCCCTCGCGGTCGGCTTCAACATCTGGCTGGCCCACCGGCTGCGCCCGCCGCTGAGCGCCATGTCGATGGAGCAGCAGAACCTCGACCGCTACCGCATGGGCATCGCGCCGTACAAGAAGTGGCTGCTGCTCGGGATCGTCTCCCTGGTCGGGCTGATCGCCGGCGCCTCCGCCTCCAGCCAGTGGCGGACCTGGCTGATGTGGGTCAACGGCGTGTCCTTCGGCGAGAAGGACCCGCAGTTCCACCTCGACATCTCCTTCTACACCTTCGACCTGCCCTGGTACCGGTTCCTGCTCGGCTTCGGCTTCGCCGCCGCGATCCTCTCGGTGATCGCCGCCGCGCTCACCCACTACCTGTACGGCGGTCTGCGGATCACCTCCCCGGGCGCGCGGGCGACGGCCGCCGCGACCGGGCACCTGTCGGTGCTGCTCGGTGTCTTCGTCGCCCTGAAGGCGGTCGCGTACTGGCTCGACCGGTACGGCCTCGCGGTCAAGTCCAGCGACTTCAAGGCGACCGACAGCTGGACCGGCCTCCGGTACGTCGACGCCAACGCCTATCTGCCGGCCAAGACGATCCTGTTCTGCATCGCGGTCATCTGCGCCCTGCTGTTCTTCGCCACCCTGTGGCGGCGCACCTGGCAGCTGCCCGTGATCGGCTTCGGCCTGATGGTGCTCTCGGCGATCCTCATCGGCGGGCTCTACCCGGCGATCGTCCAGAAGTTCCAGGTCCAGCCGAACGAGCAGGCCAAGGAAGCGCCGTACGTCGAGAAGAACCTCAAGGCGACGCGTGAGGCGTACGGCATCGACGACGCCTCGGTGACCGAGTACGACGGCAAGCCCACCACCACGGACAAGACCAAGCTGCGCGACGACGTCGACGCCACGGCGAGCATCCGGGTCGTGGACCCCAACGTGGTCTCGCCGACGTTCCAGCAGCTCCAGCAGATGCGGAACTACTACGCGTTCCCGACGAACCTGGACGTCGACCGGTACAGCAAGGACGGCAAGAACGCCGGGGATCAAGACACGGTCATCGGGCTGCGCGAGCTGAACCTCGCGGGCATCCCGAAGAACAACTGGATCAACGACCACTTCCGCTACACCCACGGGTACGGCGTGGTCGCCGCGAAGGGCACCGAGGCCGACGACGAGGGCCGCCCGGTCTTCACCGAGTCCAACCTGCCCTCGCAGGGCGACCTCGGGACGTACCAGCAGCGCGTCTACTACGGCGAGAAGACCACCGAGTACTCGATCGTCGGCGGTCCCCAGAAGGAGATCGACTACTCCGACGACTCCGGCGAGAAGACCTACAGCTACAAGGCCAAGAGCGGGGTCAACCTCTCCAACCCGGTCAACCGGGCCGCGTACGCGGTGGCGTTCAGCGAGCCGCAGATCCTCTACTCCGGAGCGATCGGCGAGGGCTCGCGGATCCTGTACAACCGCACGCCCAAGCAGCGCGTCGAGGCGGTCGCGCCCTGGCTGACCATCGACGGCGACGCCTATCCGGCGGTCGTCAACGGCAAGATCCAGTGGATCGTCGACGCCTACACGACGACCAACGGATACCCGTACTCCTCGCGTACGACCCTCGGTGACACCACGGCCGACTCGCTGACCGCGACGAACAACCAGCGTGCGGTGGTGGCCCAGCAGAACCAGGTCAACTACATCCGCAACTCGGTGAAGGCGACCGTCGACGCGTACACCGGCGAGGTCAAGCTCTACCAGTGGGACACCAAGGACCCGGTCCTCAAGACCTGGATGAAAGCGTTCCCGGGCACGGTGGAGTCCAAGAAGGACATCTCCACCGACCTGATGGCCCATCTGCGGTACCCGCAGGACCTGTTCAAGGTCCAGCGTGAACTGCTGGCGCGTTACCACGTCGAGGACGCGGACACCTTCCTCAGCGGCAGCGAGGTGTGGCAGGTGCCGGACGACCCGACCAACAAGTCGGGCGACGCGGTGCCGCCGTACTACCTGAGCATGAAGATGCCCGACCAGCAGGCACAGGCGTTCTCCCTCACGACGACGTTCACGCCCAACGGCCGGGACAACCTCAGCGCGTTCATGTCGGTCGACGCCGAGGCGGGCACCAGCGACTACGGCAAGATCAGAATCCTGAAACTGCCGACCAACACCACGGTCAACGGGCCCAAACAGGTGCAGAGCCAGTTCAACTCCGAACAGGACATCGCCGAGACCATCAGCCTCCTCAACAGAGGCGACTCCAATGTGGAGTACGGCAATCTGCTGACGGTGCCCCTCGACGGAGGACTGCTCTACGTGGAGCCGGTCTACGTACGCGGTGGTGGACTCAAGTACCCGCTGCTGCGCAAGGTGTTGGTGACCTACGGAGGCAACACCGCCTTCGAGGACACCCTGGACGAGGCCCTGAACAAGGTGTTCGGAGCGACCGGTTCGACGACTCGGCCACCGGACGACGACGGCGGGACCACCAAGCCGCCGCCGACCTCCGCCGACCCGACGGTCCAACAGGCGCTGGACGACGCCCAGAAGGCCTTCGAGGCCGGCCAGGAAGCCCTGAAGAAGGGCGACTGGGAGGCGTACGGCCGGGCCCAGGCGGACCTGGAGGACGCGCTCAAGCGCGCTGAGGACGCGCAGTCCGCGGCGGACAAGGGCAGCGGCAGCAGCGCCAAGCCCAGTAGCAGTGCGAGTCCCAGCGCCAAGCCCAGCAGCAGCCCCAGCGGCTGA
- a CDS encoding Fur family transcriptional regulator, with product MSDLLERLRGRGWRMTAQRRVVAEVLDGEHVHLTADEVHARAVAKLPEISRATVYNTLGELVSLGEVLEVATDKRAKRYDPNAHRPHHHLVCAQCGAIRDVHPTGNPMADLPDSERFGFTVSDVEVTYRGVCPNCAAA from the coding sequence ATGAGCGACCTTCTGGAACGACTGCGCGGCCGCGGATGGCGGATGACCGCGCAGCGGCGCGTCGTGGCCGAGGTCCTCGACGGCGAACACGTCCATCTGACGGCCGACGAGGTCCACGCACGCGCCGTGGCCAAGCTGCCCGAGATCTCCCGGGCGACCGTCTACAACACGCTGGGCGAGCTGGTCTCCCTCGGCGAGGTGCTCGAAGTCGCCACCGACAAGCGCGCCAAGAGGTACGACCCGAACGCCCACCGGCCGCACCACCACCTGGTCTGCGCCCAGTGCGGCGCCATCCGGGACGTGCACCCCACGGGCAACCCGATGGCCGACCTGCCCGACTCGGAGCGGTTCGGCTTCACCGTCTCGGACGTCGAGGTGACGTACCGGGGCGTCTGCCCGAACTGCGCGGCGGCGTAA
- a CDS encoding molybdenum cofactor biosynthesis protein MoaE, with the protein MAPTFDHPGEQTADEPIKLIGVRETPLSLDEVFRAVGDDAAGGTALFVGTVRNHDGGADVDKLGYSCHPSAETEMRRVAEKVVAEFPVRALAAVHRVGDLGVGDLAVVVAVSCPHRGEAFEACRKLIDDLKHEVPIWKHQTFSDGTEEWVGAC; encoded by the coding sequence ATGGCACCTACCTTCGATCACCCCGGTGAGCAGACCGCCGATGAGCCGATCAAGCTCATCGGTGTCCGTGAGACCCCCCTCTCCCTCGACGAGGTCTTCCGGGCCGTCGGGGACGACGCCGCCGGGGGGACCGCGCTGTTCGTCGGGACCGTCAGGAACCACGACGGGGGCGCCGACGTCGACAAGCTCGGCTACTCGTGCCACCCCAGTGCCGAGACAGAGATGCGCAGGGTCGCCGAGAAGGTCGTCGCCGAGTTCCCGGTGCGGGCCCTGGCCGCCGTGCATCGGGTCGGTGATCTCGGGGTCGGTGATCTCGCCGTCGTCGTCGCCGTGTCGTGTCCGCACCGGGGCGAGGCGTTCGAGGCCTGCCGGAAGCTGATCGACGATCTCAAGCACGAGGTGCCGATCTGGAAGCACCAGACGTTCTCCGACGGCACGGAGGAATGGGTCGGCGCCTGCTGA
- a CDS encoding PPA1309 family protein, with translation MSNTPMAANPLTRAVLEIDEYASGLGWDQPARLFALVDTARLRAQEPALAGQLGLQEGQESAGFTPIEQDEIPAGKPLDEFLGTIAWPDAVVGCALTVERLMLPPSAEASVPQGLSEAKLAKWVAGHPDRQEVRMTVAVLRDGTRDSALRLREKDSPTEVLTGGDLVPGLAEALSATFEE, from the coding sequence ATGTCCAACACCCCCATGGCGGCGAACCCGCTCACCCGGGCCGTTCTCGAGATCGACGAGTACGCCTCCGGCCTCGGCTGGGACCAGCCCGCCCGCCTCTTCGCCCTCGTCGACACCGCCCGGCTGCGCGCCCAGGAACCCGCCCTCGCCGGCCAGCTCGGTCTGCAGGAGGGGCAGGAGTCCGCGGGCTTCACCCCCATCGAGCAGGACGAGATTCCCGCGGGCAAGCCGCTCGACGAGTTCCTCGGCACCATCGCCTGGCCCGACGCGGTGGTCGGCTGCGCGCTCACCGTGGAGCGCCTGATGCTGCCGCCGTCCGCCGAGGCGTCCGTCCCGCAGGGGCTGAGCGAGGCCAAGCTGGCCAAGTGGGTCGCCGGGCACCCGGACCGTCAGGAGGTCCGCATGACGGTGGCGGTGCTGCGGGACGGCACCCGCGACTCGGCGCTGCGGCTGCGCGAGAAGGACTCGCCCACGGAGGTCCTCACGGGCGGCGACCTGGTCCCGGGCCTCGCGGAGGCGCTGTCGGCGACCTTCGAGGAGTAG
- a CDS encoding zinc-dependent metalloprotease, whose translation MSDTPFGFGLPPEEPDDGDEGKKKDQESGGGQGPANPFGFGGLPGAGGFGGPGADNPLAAMFGSLNPTDLGAAFQQLGQMLSYEGGPVNWDMAKQIARQTVSQGTADGTKDASIGPAERTAVQEAVRLADLWLDDATSLPSGAGSAVAWSRAEWVEATLPAWKELVDPVAERVGTAMGDVLPEEMQAMAGPLIGMMRSMGGAMFGTQIGQAVGVLAGEVVGSTDIGLPLGPTGKAALLPANIEAFGKDLGVPKDEVRLYLALREAAHQRLFAHVPWLRSHLYGAVDGYARGIKVDTAKLEDVVGQFDPQNPEQLQDALQQGMFQPEDTPEQKAALARLETALALVEGWVDAVVHAAAKPRLSSADALRETLRRRRASGGPAEQTFATLIGLELRPRRLRDASRLWASLTDARGVDGRDGLWAHPDMLPTASDLDDPDGFVHREQLDFSELDKMLGEAADGKPDLKKKDDDTE comes from the coding sequence GTGAGTGACACCCCATTCGGATTCGGCCTTCCGCCGGAGGAGCCGGACGACGGCGACGAGGGCAAGAAGAAGGACCAGGAGAGCGGTGGTGGTCAGGGACCGGCCAACCCGTTCGGTTTCGGCGGTCTGCCCGGAGCCGGAGGCTTTGGCGGCCCCGGTGCGGACAATCCGCTCGCAGCCATGTTCGGTTCGCTGAACCCCACCGACCTGGGCGCCGCCTTCCAGCAGCTGGGCCAGATGCTCTCGTACGAGGGCGGCCCGGTGAACTGGGACATGGCCAAGCAGATCGCCCGCCAGACGGTCTCCCAGGGCACCGCGGACGGCACCAAGGACGCGAGCATCGGCCCCGCCGAGCGCACCGCGGTCCAGGAGGCCGTCCGCCTGGCCGACCTGTGGCTCGACGACGCGACGTCGCTGCCGTCGGGGGCGGGCTCGGCGGTGGCGTGGTCCCGCGCGGAGTGGGTCGAGGCGACCCTGCCCGCGTGGAAGGAGCTCGTCGACCCGGTCGCCGAGCGGGTCGGCACCGCGATGGGCGATGTCCTGCCGGAGGAGATGCAGGCCATGGCGGGCCCGCTGATCGGCATGATGCGCTCGATGGGTGGCGCCATGTTCGGCACCCAGATCGGGCAGGCCGTCGGGGTGCTCGCGGGTGAGGTCGTCGGCTCCACCGACATCGGCCTGCCGCTGGGCCCGACCGGGAAGGCCGCGCTGCTGCCGGCGAACATCGAGGCGTTCGGCAAGGACCTCGGCGTCCCCAAGGACGAGGTGCGGCTGTATCTCGCCCTGCGCGAGGCCGCCCACCAGCGCCTCTTCGCGCACGTGCCGTGGCTGCGCTCGCACCTGTACGGCGCGGTCGACGGGTACGCGCGCGGGATCAAGGTCGACACCGCCAAGCTGGAGGACGTGGTCGGCCAGTTCGACCCGCAGAACCCCGAGCAGCTCCAGGACGCCCTCCAGCAGGGCATGTTCCAGCCGGAGGACACCCCGGAGCAGAAGGCCGCCCTGGCCCGTCTGGAGACGGCTCTGGCGCTCGTGGAGGGCTGGGTGGACGCGGTGGTCCACGCGGCGGCCAAGCCCCGTCTGTCGTCCGCGGACGCGTTGCGCGAGACCCTGCGCCGCCGGCGTGCCTCGGGCGGCCCGGCCGAGCAGACCTTCGCCACGCTGATCGGTCTGGAGCTGCGTCCGCGCCGGCTGCGGGACGCCTCCCGCCTGTGGGCCTCGCTCACCGACGCGCGCGGTGTCGACGGCCGTGACGGCCTGTGGGCCCACCCGGACATGCTGCCGACCGCCTCCGACCTGGACGACCCGGACGGCTTCGTGCACCGCGAGCAGCTCGACTTCTCCGAGCTGGACAAGATGCTCGGCGAGGCGGCGGACGGCAAGCCCGACCTGAAGAAGAAGGACGACGACACCGAGTGA